A single region of the Paludibacter jiangxiensis genome encodes:
- the era gene encoding GTPase Era yields MHKAGFVNIVGNPNVGKSTLMNALVGERISIITSKAQTTRHRIMGIVNGEDFQIVYSDTPGVLKPHYKLQKSMLGFSQSALTDADILLYVTDVIDSSDKNADFIEMVKQHAGDYKIILVVNKIDLVDETKLIEIVDSWHTILPEAEVIPISATQKFNIDPLLKRIKELLPDSPPFFDKDALTDKPERFFVTEIIREKILLNYDKEIPYSVEVVVEQFKEETKLIRINAVIYAERDSQKGILIGHQGKSLRKVGMEARKDIEAFFGKQVYLELFIKVEKDWRNRETKLRNFGYHISD; encoded by the coding sequence ATGCATAAAGCAGGCTTTGTAAATATTGTAGGGAACCCCAATGTAGGCAAATCAACATTAATGAATGCACTGGTGGGAGAACGCATCTCTATCATCACCTCCAAAGCACAGACAACCCGCCATCGCATAATGGGAATTGTAAATGGCGAAGATTTTCAAATTGTATATTCTGACACCCCTGGTGTTTTAAAACCGCACTACAAACTTCAAAAATCAATGCTGGGATTTTCCCAGTCAGCATTGACTGATGCTGATATACTGCTTTACGTCACAGACGTAATAGACTCGAGTGATAAAAATGCTGATTTTATCGAGATGGTAAAGCAGCATGCAGGCGATTATAAGATCATTTTGGTAGTCAACAAAATTGACTTGGTAGACGAAACTAAGCTTATTGAGATTGTTGACAGCTGGCATACAATTTTACCTGAAGCAGAAGTAATTCCAATTTCTGCCACTCAGAAGTTCAACATCGATCCGTTGTTAAAACGCATCAAAGAATTATTGCCAGATTCGCCTCCATTTTTTGATAAAGACGCTTTAACGGACAAACCGGAGCGCTTTTTTGTAACAGAAATAATCCGAGAGAAAATCCTTTTGAACTACGACAAAGAAATTCCTTACTCTGTCGAAGTCGTAGTCGAACAATTTAAAGAGGAAACCAAATTAATTCGTATCAATGCTGTAATTTATGCCGAAAGAGATTCGCAAAAGGGAATTCTGATTGGACATCAGGGAAAATCCCTCCGCAAAGTCGGCATGGAGGCCAGAAAAGATATCGAAGCTTTTTTTGGTAAGCAAGTATATCTTGAACTATTTATTAAAGTAGAAAAAGACTGGAGAAACCGTGAAACTAAATTACGGAATTTCGGATACCATATCTCCGATTGA